The Mucilaginibacter rubeus genomic interval CAGCAGTTGTTTATCCGTACCATTGGCGAAAATCTGAACGTTGGCCAGCCGGTTTACAGCATTTATAGCGAAGAGTTACAAGAGGCGGAAAAAGAATACCTTTTAGCAAGAGAACAACAACAAAAATTGAATAATCCGGATATGGATTATCAGGCACTTATCAGTGCGGCCGAAAACAAATTAAAACTATGGGGGCTAAATGCTTCCCAGATTCGTAACCTGGCGCATACCCAAAAAGTTTCTGCTACAACAACCATCCTGAGTACAATAAGCGGTACTGTTACTGAACTAAACATACATGAAGGGGATTATTTATCGGAAGGGATGACGGTTTTGAAAACGCAAAGTTTGAACAGTTTATGGGTAGAAGCTCAATTATATTCGGGAGAAACCGGCATTTTGAAACAAGATCAGCAGGTGTCAGTCTCGTTCCCTGAGGCTGGACTGACGCTTAAGGGCAAGGTAACTTTCATGAATCCTGAACTTTCGGATCAAAGTAAAGTAGATCTTGTTCGTATTAGTTTAGATAATCCCAATGGCCAAGTCAGGCCCGGTATGCAGGCCTATATTATGACTGGCGATGGAACGTACAATTTGGCAGTTCCTGCATCTGCGGTTTTAACTGACGGTAAGGGAAGTCATGTTTGGGTGAAAAATAAGGATAACACCTTTTCTTCAAGAATGGTTGAATTGGCAGACGGAAATCAGCGGTTTATAAAAATCAAATCGGGATTAACGCCCGGCGAAGTTGTAGTAACCAACGGAACTTACCTGCTTGATAGCGAGGCTATTTTCAAAAATGGACAAGCGATGGCTGGCATGAAAATGTAGTTAAGTCGGCTGTTTTACACAGGCATCAATAACAAGGGATAGGGTACAAAGGAATCGGTTTTATACCCGGTACTGGCTAAAAAACAAAGATGTTTTGGTGAATAATAAATTAAGGGCGTACAGCCAAGAGATGAACTACCCCGGGCTCAGTAGTGAAAAAGGGAATAAGCTAATTGCGGCCATTTATAGCGATCAAAGCAAGCCCCTGCTTTTAAATAAACCTCATGTAGAAGTTATTAATGGGGAAACCACAGAAGGGGTATTGGTAAAGTTAATGGCAGTTAAGAGTTATAAAGCTGAGATATTTGATTGCGAGGGAAAAAAGATACGCGTTAGCAGGTTGGAAGCCGGTACAGGTATTCGGAAGTTGAAAATCCCGCCCTCAGGAATGGCTTGCTTGTTGTATTTGTAGATCAGGAAGTTGAATGCAATGCCATCTAATGCATCAATTTTACAACATTGGATTTAAACAGTTTTACCAGAAAATTTCGACAACAAAAAAGCGATTAGTGTCTTTCACTAATCGCTTCATTTTCAAGTGTCCAGGACGATACAGGTTTTCCAAACACGTTATTAAAGATTTAGAAGTTTAAATGCATTTAATTATTTAAAACGATAATTTTTAATAAGGCGGCGGGAAGAAAATCAAAACGTTTATTGAATACAAACTGATACTGCTGACGGCCCTTTTTCGTGAGTAGTATTATAGGGTTTTGGAATTTTTTAACATCCTTTATTGGGCATGATATAAATTACATTGCCTGAAACAGATAAATTGAAGCCCTTGTTTTCTACCGAAGGAAGTACCAGCTGTTTCCATGTTTTGCCCATGTCTGATGACCGGAATATACCATCCGAACGACCGCATATTAAATATTTACCCATTTGTTTAATAGACAAAATATTCGATGAAGATTGAATTAAGCCTATTTTTTTCATTAATAAACTATTCCAGGAAGGCTGAAGTTCTTCGCCTATAGCATTCCAGGTTTTTCCGCTATCCAGTGAAATGTGCATACTGTTTGTATGGGTTATGGCGTTGTTTACTATAGCAGCAAATCCTCCATCAATACGTTCTACAGTCATACCAGCGCCCCCTTCACTAAGCACCTGATCCCAGTTTTGACCATTATCTGTCGATCTTAGTATTCCATCCTTGTTGGTGGCCAGGATTACACCGTTTGACTCGGCCAATTTCATTGAACCGTCTCCAACATGCACTTGTTCCCAGGTTTTTCCACTGTTAGTTGACCTGAAAAGCATGTTGTTGGAGCTAATGAAAACTGTGCCCCCGGCGGTTTCAAAAACGCTGCGTACTTCCCGCTCTTTATAATTATTGTACATCCAATCTATCGTTTTGTCTATGCGTACAGCTTGCTCCTGAAAATTCGTGTACATGGGCTTCCAATCACTCGTCCCGTTTATTTTTTGTAAAAATTGTCCCCTGAAAGTATATGCAAATATCCCATTCTTGCCAGGGGCAATCTCGCGTTGTTTACCGGGGAAAATCTCTTTTGTCCAAAAAGAAGTTGTGGAGTTTGGGGCACTGTGATAAACCCCATTGCCGGTACGTAAATAGAGCCCATGGTCATTTGCAAATAAACCATGACTCCACACGCCTTCTCTCTGTAAATTTTCGGGCAGTCCTTCGCTAATGTTCTGCCATGTTTCTCCGCCATCAGTAGATCTGAAAACGATGTTCAAAAGCCCTGATTTTGTCCCTTCTGTCTTTTTTTTCCCAGCTTCCTTTTCTTTTAGTACAAAAGAATTTAGTAGAAATAATACCAGGAGGATAGCCGGAACAAACACAAATAATTTTTTCACTTTTTGATTTTTCATAACCTGTTAATTTGATGAAACAAATCTACTTTGGTGTTTTGGGGCTTAAGTAATCAGGATTGTAAATTAAAATGTAAACTTTGTAAATAAATAGTAAATAGAATGTATTATGGTCGAAACCTCCTCTGCTGTAAAGAAATTTTCGATTTTAGAGAGCCTGTAAGAAGATGGGGACGTATTGACTAAAAGTGCCCTGTGGCAGTGCTGTGACTATATTGTTTTGAAGACGGAGGGGCATTGTTTAGCACAGAAATATGATTTGACGGAAAAATTTATCTTATTTGAATAAAGTCATATATTGACCTCAGCGCTCCGGTAACTTGTCATAGTTGGCGGCTAATGATAACCTATACACAATGAATACAAACATCGATCAAAATGGCTCTAAAAAGATAGGATTAGTGTTGTCTGGAGGTGGAGTCAGAGGCGTATCGCACCTGGGGGTTATGCAGGCCCTTACCGATTATGGTATCAAATTCTCGCATATATCGGGTACGAGCGCTGGTGCAATAGCCGCGGCTTTTTTTGCAGAGGGGTATGCACCAAAAGAAATTTTAAGGATCATTAAGGAAAACAGCCTGCTTAAGTTGTTACGCCCGGCATTTGGCAGCAACGGATTGATCTCTATATTACATACCAGGGTATTGATCAATAAATACATTTCGCATAACTCCTTTCAAAACCTCAAAACACGTGTTACCATTCCGGCGGTTGACATTGGAGAAGCAAAACTGGTTTACTTTACCGAGGGTGAGCTGGATATAGCCATTTTGGCCTCCTGCTGTTTGCCCGGTATTTTCAGGCCCATTAACATTAACGATCATATGTTTGTTGATGGGGGTATACTCAATAATTTCCCTGTTGAACCATTGGTAGGCAATTGCGATCTGATCATAGGTTCATGCTGTAATCATTTGCCTGTTGTTTCAACAATTAAATCCTTTGGACACCTGGTTGACAGGGCTGCCATGATAACAATTAATTCGAGTCTTAATGCGCATAAAATGTTATGCGATATAGTTATTGAACCGCATGGTTTAGGCGGCTATGGTATTTTTGATGTAGATGCCGCTGAAGAAATTTATATGATAGGTTATGAAGAGGGTTTGAAAACTATCAACAGTAACGAAAAGTTAAGAGAGGTTATCCAGGGTCAAAAGGGTAAAGGCCTATCCGCAGACAATACAAATGTGTAGCTTGGGTAATTTTAGTCATAAGTCGAAAGTCTTAAGTTCTAAGTTAATAAGGTATAATAAAACCTTGTTCTGACTTAGAACTTAAGACTTTCAACTTTTCATTAAAGACTATCAGGGAAACTTAACCCCATTATAATCTGATATATTTACCTGTGGTATTGATGAGTTGTATTTGTCATTAATAGCCTTGATAAATTCGTTGGCCACAATAGCATATCCACGCGGTGTTAGGTGTACGCCATCCAATGAAAACAGGCCGCCGCTGATGTAGTTAGAATTAACGCTTACTCCGTTTACCACAAGGCCGTTCTGTTTTATATTTTGTAAAAAAGTATAGGCATCAAATACCGCCAGCCCTTTTGATGCTGCTACCGATTTTATGGTGGTATTATAAGAAGTAACATAATCCTCGGTAAGGGCAACCTCTTTTTCGTCAAGTACATACTGGTTGTCGATAGGTGTATATGGTGTTAAACCATAAGGAAGGTTGCCAACAGGCGTTGCAACCGGTTGCCCGATTTTGCTTGTAGGAAAGGTAAGTATGACAAGATCATTGGTTGTTGCCGCACGTGGCGCATAAGTACTACCCGAAACCAGCGCATTAATATATAAAGCCTTTACACCCGGATTCGCTTTCTGTACGCCGGCGAGTATAGCAGCAACGGTAATAGTATTAAAGTAAGGTATCGAAGTTACATCAGGTACGGTTGCAACCACGCCTTTTTGCCCTTTGGCGGTAAGGGTGTTTATCAATACATTGTATAAAGCGGCAAAAGTACTTTTATCGGTTAGTACGTCGCCTGCACCGCCCGATGTGGCATATCCCAAAGCATCGTTATTCCCTAACCAGTTAGAAAAGAAAGTGAATGGTTTAGACATAACAAAATCAAGATAGGTAGTAGAGTTTGTTGGCGCGTTACCGGGTAACAGGCGTTCAAAATAGCCGTTAAGGTTACCGTATGGCGCGTAAGTAATATGCATCAGTTTAATACCTGGCACGCCATAATTGTTGATATCGCCGGTGTATTTGGTATATAAAGTAACGTTTCCAAAGCCGGGGACAGGCAATACCCCGCGTATTGCCAGGTTGGTAGTTACCGGAGTTGTAATAGGAGTACCGTCGGCATTAAACCCGGTGAGCGATAAATAACCCGATCCGTTTGCCTGGGCGGTATTGAATAATGGCTGCGAAAATGTACCGCCACCCACCGACTGCATTTGTTTACCTATAATGCTGGGATAAGATACCTGCTGGCCTGCAAGATATAAGCCCCCGTCGGCATACCCGGCTGTGAGTGAATTGCCCAACGCGATGTATCTTGAAAAATCCACAGAACCTGCAGATGGTTTTGGGGTATGTATCTCGGGTTTGCAGGCACCTAATAAAAATAAACCTGCAATAATATAAATATGTAGTTTCAACGTTTTCATGAATTGATTTCTTTAAAAGATTACCAATGATAAGCCAATGAGATACCTGGTATATATACATCGGTTTTAAATGTTCCGGATAACTGCGATTCGAAATTGGTTTGGGTACGCTGCATCAGGTGCTCATACTCAAAGGAAATATCTATATCAAGGTGTTTAGCAACGGTATAACCTAAACCAAGTGTACCGTAAACCCGGTTGGCATCGGGAGCTTCGGGAGTTACATAGCCATCCAAAACGGCGGTGCTGGCATAGCCGCCGCCAAAACGCAGGGCAAGTTTATCATTTGCCTTGTACTGGGCGCCTCCGCGCAAACTATACGCCTGCTGGTAATTTCGGGCAGAGTGGGTATCCTGTAATACTGCTGTGTTGGTTTTATAATCAAATGATAATGTTTTATAGCTATCCCAGTTTACGAGGTTAACATCCAGCGCCAAAATCCATTTACTGCCCGGATAAAATCCGAAGCCGATAGAATTAGTAGCAGGCAATGGTATGGTTGATCTAAAAGTATTGGGCTGCGGAAAACTGCTTTGTAATGATGCAGGTACAGTAAAAATGGCATCGCCGGCCGGAATCGTAGTATTTACCTGCGAGCGGTGCGTGATTCCAATGGTGATACCCGCTTCCGTTTTAAAGTAAACGCCGGCATTCCAACCGTAACCTTTGCCGCTACCCTTTAACCGGGCCTGGCCAACATCGCCATTGCTATTTGCCAGCGGGATGGCCCGTGTCAGGTCAACACTGCCGTGGTTATAAACAAATCCTCCGCCAATACTCATCCAATCGGCCAGTTTTACACTTAGTGTAGGCTGAATATAAATGGCTTTCAGATTAAGGCTTTCCAGCACGTATTTACCCTGCCAGGTGTTTCCCCAGTCGGTTAAACCGCCAAAGGGAGTATAAACACCAATACCCAGTTTCCAGAATGAAGATTTTGGCCCCCATACTGCATAAGCCTGGAATGGGGTTGCCACTTTATTTGAAGTGTGATTTTGGATTGATGTTCCGGCCGG includes:
- a CDS encoding SGNH/GDSL hydrolase family protein, whose product is MKTLKLHIYIIAGLFLLGACKPEIHTPKPSAGSVDFSRYIALGNSLTAGYADGGLYLAGQQVSYPSIIGKQMQSVGGGTFSQPLFNTAQANGSGYLSLTGFNADGTPITTPVTTNLAIRGVLPVPGFGNVTLYTKYTGDINNYGVPGIKLMHITYAPYGNLNGYFERLLPGNAPTNSTTYLDFVMSKPFTFFSNWLGNNDALGYATSGGAGDVLTDKSTFAALYNVLINTLTAKGQKGVVATVPDVTSIPYFNTITVAAILAGVQKANPGVKALYINALVSGSTYAPRAATTNDLVILTFPTSKIGQPVATPVGNLPYGLTPYTPIDNQYVLDEKEVALTEDYVTSYNTTIKSVAASKGLAVFDAYTFLQNIKQNGLVVNGVSVNSNYISGGLFSLDGVHLTPRGYAIVANEFIKAINDKYNSSIPQVNISDYNGVKFP
- a CDS encoding patatin-like phospholipase family protein, translating into MNTNIDQNGSKKIGLVLSGGGVRGVSHLGVMQALTDYGIKFSHISGTSAGAIAAAFFAEGYAPKEILRIIKENSLLKLLRPAFGSNGLISILHTRVLINKYISHNSFQNLKTRVTIPAVDIGEAKLVYFTEGELDIAILASCCLPGIFRPININDHMFVDGGILNNFPVEPLVGNCDLIIGSCCNHLPVVSTIKSFGHLVDRAAMITINSSLNAHKMLCDIVIEPHGLGGYGIFDVDAAEEIYMIGYEEGLKTINSNEKLREVIQGQKGKGLSADNTNV
- a CDS encoding efflux RND transporter periplasmic adaptor subunit → MIKIFSISTLVCVAAIILLSGCKQKEKDKPVIIQAAKKSAYYTCSMHPQIHEDHPGDCPICGMKLIKVETAGATTDNRITLTATQLELAGIRTDTVKQENTGSSKNITGIVNSDENASAALGARLPGRIQQLFIRTIGENLNVGQPVYSIYSEELQEAEKEYLLAREQQQKLNNPDMDYQALISAAENKLKLWGLNASQIRNLAHTQKVSATTTILSTISGTVTELNIHEGDYLSEGMTVLKTQSLNSLWVEAQLYSGETGILKQDQQVSVSFPEAGLTLKGKVTFMNPELSDQSKVDLVRISLDNPNGQVRPGMQAYIMTGDGTYNLAVPASAVLTDGKGSHVWVKNKDNTFSSRMVELADGNQRFIKIKSGLTPGEVVVTNGTYLLDSEAIFKNGQAMAGMKM
- a CDS encoding OmpP1/FadL family transporter — protein: MRKILLLVLTIAPLLAYSQGFQVNLEGQKQIGMGHTGTGIVQDGASVFFNPGAVAMLSENYIQGGISPLLFKSVFNPAGTSIQNHTSNKVATPFQAYAVWGPKSSFWKLGIGVYTPFGGLTDWGNTWQGKYVLESLNLKAIYIQPTLSVKLADWMSIGGGFVYNHGSVDLTRAIPLANSNGDVGQARLKGSGKGYGWNAGVYFKTEAGITIGITHRSQVNTTIPAGDAIFTVPASLQSSFPQPNTFRSTIPLPATNSIGFGFYPGSKWILALDVNLVNWDSYKTLSFDYKTNTAVLQDTHSARNYQQAYSLRGGAQYKANDKLALRFGGGYASTAVLDGYVTPEAPDANRVYGTLGLGYTVAKHLDIDISFEYEHLMQRTQTNFESQLSGTFKTDVYIPGISLAYHW
- a CDS encoding WD40/YVTN/BNR-like repeat-containing protein; this translates as MKNQKVKKLFVFVPAILLVLFLLNSFVLKEKEAGKKKTEGTKSGLLNIVFRSTDGGETWQNISEGLPENLQREGVWSHGLFANDHGLYLRTGNGVYHSAPNSTTSFWTKEIFPGKQREIAPGKNGIFAYTFRGQFLQKINGTSDWKPMYTNFQEQAVRIDKTIDWMYNNYKEREVRSVFETAGGTVFISSNNMLFRSTNSGKTWEQVHVGDGSMKLAESNGVILATNKDGILRSTDNGQNWDQVLSEGGAGMTVERIDGGFAAIVNNAITHTNSMHISLDSGKTWNAIGEELQPSWNSLLMKKIGLIQSSSNILSIKQMGKYLICGRSDGIFRSSDMGKTWKQLVLPSVENKGFNLSVSGNVIYIMPNKGC